TATTAGCTACTGCTGAAACCCCTGAGTTTTTGCATCCAAATACTCGTTTACAAACTTTGAACACAACCTTAGATTTTAGTTCCTCAGATTTTGAAATTGTATCCATTGATAAATTAGAAAGTGAATTTGAAGAAATAGATTTAGGTAGTTTATCTAGAACGCAAGAAACAAATTTTACAAGTAAGCTCACAGGTCAAGTTGGAATAACAAATGTTAATCAAAATACAATTGCAAGTAATAATAAAACTTCAAGGATAAATGAGAACGGTAATGTTCAAAATGTATATGATCAAAATGGAAATTTAATAGGTACAATTACTGGAGGGATAAATGACACACTAACTTCTTCAAATGGAAATGAAAATATAAAAACTGGTACAGGTAATTTTGGGGCAAACGGAGAATTAGGGTTTAATAATACGGAATCTATTGCTGAAGCCTTACAGGTAAAATTGAAACGTTTAAAAACAGGTTTTGTGTTTAATAAAAGTAGCATCACCATTTCACAACATGGTAGTAATTTATTAGATATTAGTGATAACGTTATTATAACTGCAACAATATTTCCAAAATCTAAAGCAGGTTTAAATACTGATTCAGTGATGTTATTCTCTAGTTTATTTAAAGATCAGACTCCACAAGATGCAAGCAAAATTGGATTGAATCGTAGAGAGATTAAATATATGAAATGTCAAAGTAGAAAAGTAGACATTAAAGTGACTTCTAAAGGACTATTGCGTGCAGTACAAAATAAAATGAGAGGTGATAGTAACTTAGAGTTTGATGATAAAGTGATTTATTATCCATTTGACTTACCTGCTAAAAAACCAAATCCAAATGCAGGTGCTATAAGTAATTGGGAAAATTGTGTGCAAGTTTATTCAGTAGAATACACAGATGATAAAACTAAAAAAGTATATGATTTAATGGCTGGATATGGTAATCATAAGGAAGTTCACTTTGTAGATGGTGAAAAAGACGCATTTATTAGTTGGTTACGATTGCAGTTAAGAAATCCTGTAGCAACAAAACTTTCACATCCAACTTTAGAAGTTTTTTTCCAAGAACGAGCAGCAGCACCTGGTGGAAGACGCCCAATCAATAAGGTTAAAATTATTGGAACAACTTTTACAAATGCTGAGTTAGCAAAAATTAAAAATTTGAAGTTCAAGTTTAAAATTTTAAACTAAAAAAAGGAGTCATTGAAACATTGTTATTTAAAGGAGGACGCTGTTTAAATAGAATACTAATAAAAGCACTATTAACTTTTCATTTTTAACAATTACGAAATTCCGTAAACTTCAATTTACAATACTTATTATTTTAATCAAAAAAAACAATCATGGAATTTATAACAGTAGAAGACTTAATCAATTGGCTAAATAATAATGCAGGTCAAAGAGCAGGAGTAATGGCAAGAGACGGTGTTATTGGCGTTTTTGACGATGAATCTCAAGAGGTAATAGGCGACATTAATGTTGAGACCTATTTGAGTAATACCATTCTTAATAAGGTATTAAATACAGATGTTTCTAATGTAACTATTAATTCAGAGGAATTTAGTATTGAAGAGTTTCCTAATAGAGAATTAATACAAGAAACTACAGAGAAAAGATTAATGCAAATTATACTTGCTAGAAAAACATTAGTAGAAAAATCAGGATACTTAGGTGATCAAATAAGAGATGGAGCCTATATGGAAGAAAACGATGGACATAGTAAGTGGCAAATATATAAACTCAATAATGGCACTGATCAAATAGCAGTTCATTGGTCACATATAGATGATGATAGTTGGACAGTTTATTTTACAGGTGATAACTTAGAAATTGATTATATGTATTACGAAAATTAACCGTGAGGTTGATGTATCGTTTAAAATTATCTTATAGCTCTATAGCTTAGATAAACCCTCTAGTTTATCAAACACAACAACCTTATACATAGCACTTACGGGCACCTCTTTGTTATCAATTAACAAATGTGCTCGAGATGCTTTTGTAACCCTCTCTAAATTGGCTATATAGGATTTATGTGTGCGTTGAAAATTATCAGATAATACCGTCGTTATATTAACCAGTGTTTCGGTAATAAGATACATTCTTTCATCTGTAAACACCTTTAAGTAATTCCCAAAGCTCTGAATGTATAGAATAGAGGTAAACGGAATGTTTACAGGAACACCATCGTGTTTTATTTGAAGTTCTTTAGTATCGCTATGCTCTTGTTTAGGTGCTATTATTGTTGAAGTCGCTACTTTGTTAATTGCTTTTAAAAAACGCTCAATTTTTATGGGCTTCAACAAATAATCTACCACACCGTAATTATAACTTTCTAAGGCATATTCAGAATAGGCTGTGGTTAAAATAACCTTCGGAGGTTTTATAAGAGATCGTAAAACTTCCATACCATTCAGTTCTGGCATTTCTATGTCTAAAAAAATAAGGTCAACTTCATTTTGCTGAATGAAATTCACAAACTCCAACGGATTACCGGTGCTTATGACCAATTCAAAGTTGTTAATCTTAGAACAATATTCTTCTAACACTTTACGTGCTAGTATTTCATCATCTATAATACCAATTTTAATCATTTGCTGTTTGTTATTGCGTATTTAAATCAATAGATAAATTTACATAATATGCTTCTTCCGTATCGTTAATTTCTAAGGTATGAGAGTTAGGATATAATAATTTCAAACGTCTTCTTACATTTTCAAGACCAAAGCCTTCTCTTTTTGATACCGTATGACTATTAGGCTTAGAATTACATATTTTAAAATGCAGCATCGAATCTTTTACGGTAGCACAGGCACTAATAGTACTTTGTTCGTTGGTACTCTGAGCACCATGTTTAATAGCATTTTCTACAAATGGAATCAGTAACATAGGTGAAATTCTTAACTTCGATACATCTCCTTCAATAGAAAATTCAATGGTACTACGATTGCTTAATCTTTTTTCTTCCAATAATAAGTAGTTTTCTATAAACTCGAGTTCTTCCTTTAATAAAACAGTGTCTTTTTTAGAACTTTCTAATTGATATCTCATTAACTCTGAAAGTTGCATAACAACATCAGGAGTTTCTGGAGATTGTTGTCTGGAAAGGGCATAAATACTATTTAATGAGTTAAATAAAAAATGAGGATTTACCTGTTCCTTTAAGTAATTCAATTCCATTTCTCTTTGTAACTTTTCTTTCTCACTGTTTCTTTTTTGGATCATAAGGTTTCTTCTAAACAAAAACGCCGCCATACCAGCTCCGGTAGTATAAAGTAGAAAGAAAAATACTTTAGAAACACCAGACCAAGAATTTGCTCTTATATAAGAAAAAGCCAAAAGGCCACCAATTAATAATATTACATATAGGAAATATCTTTTCTTATCTAAGAAATAGGGGATTAAAAGAAAATGATTCACCCAGATAATTCCCATGATCATAATAACATACTCTATTGTATGTGAGAAAAAGGCATAACTAGTTTCAAACTTATCTCTAAAGTATAGATTACTCAATAATTCAAGTGTAAATACCAAAACGAAGGCGCCTATGTTAATGAGTATTGTTTTTTTTAAAGATTTTTTTAGCATACTTATTTCTTTAGAAAAAATAAAGATACTATCTATAAATACAAATCTCTATAATTTCTTACCAAAGCTTTATATCCATGATGAAATTACTTCATCATTTAAATAGAGTAGTTGTCCTAATTAAAATATTTGGCAAGGATTATCCTATACTTTTATACAACCATAATCTTTATATCAATTATTTTAATTAAAAAATTTAACGAATGAAAAAAAGTATTTCAGTCCTCCTTATTCTCTTTTTTTTTCAATCATGTATAAAAAAATCAACTCAAAAAAAAGAGAGTACTATTGCTAATAATGAACTAATTAAAAAGGTAGAAACAGGGCTTACCACTAGGGTACATATTAATGGAGACGCTACTTGGGCTATAGAAGAACGTATGAAACACTATGGAATTCCTGGAGTTAGTATTGCAGTAATACACGATGGTAAAATTGCATGGGCAAAAGGTTATGGTATTATCAATAAGGAAAGTAAAACTCCTGTAACAAAGAACACTCTTTTTCAAGCAGCAGCTACAAGTATGCCTGTATCCGCTTATGGAGCATTGCATCTTGTAGAACAAGATAAAGTAGACTTAGATGAAAACATTAACAATTATCTAAAATCTTGGAAAGTGCCAGAAAATGAGTTCACCAAAAAGAAGAAAGTTACACTAAGAAACCTATTGAATCACTCTGCTGGAATCTATCCACGAGGAACGGGAAGGTACAACAGAGATGAAACAATTCCATCGTTGGTAGAGATACTCAATGGAGCTTATCCAGCGAAAAATGAACCTATCACCACAAATAAAGTTCCTGAAGAAAGTGTACGTTTCGCTTATGCTAGTTATGTACCTGTACAACAATTGATGCTAGAAATTGAGAAAAAACCTTTCCCCGAAATTATGAATGAATTTGTACTACAACCTTTAGAAATGAATAGTAGTACCTATAATCAAACTTTAACCACAGCCCAGCAATCCATTGCTGCAACAGGTTATTTAAAAGATGGATCTATGGTAGAGGGAAGGAGTAAAATATACCCTGCAATGGCTTCACATGGCCTATGGACAACTGCAGAAGATTATGCAAAATTTATTGCCAATGTACAACAAACGCTCAAAGGAAATCCTACCAAAGCACTATCAAAAAAACTAACAAAATTAATGGGAACTCCTTATGGAGTAAGTGATTCTGATTGGTCATTTACACTTGGATTAGGATTTCAACTTTTAAATAGAAGTAATGATATTTACTTAAGACATCATGGTTGGAATGAAGGCTTTTATGCTGAAATAATGGCGCATAGAGATAAAGGCTATGGGGTAGTAGTGCTAACCAATTCTACTTTTCCAGAGTTCAATGCAGAAGTAATTCGATCTGTTGCACTTGCATATAACTGGGATAATTTTGTTCCGAAGTATCAAAAAAAAGCAATTACTCCATCAGGAGTTACTCAACTTACAGGAAGATATCAGTTTAATAATACCATTTTAGAAGTCTTTCAAAAAGACAATCAATTGTATCTTAAAAACATTCTTAAAACAACTCCCAATGAATTAATCAAAATTTCTGATAGTCTATTTGTTAAAAGAAATTCTCCTTTGCACATCCAGTTTAAAACAGATGCTAAAAGTGGAAAAATGCAGATGCTTCAACTGTGGAATAACGGAACTATATATTCAACCTACGTCAAGGTAGACCACCAGAAAAAAGAGCCTGTAGAATACATTCTTGAAGGCAATTATAAAAAAGCACTTTCTGTATACATGAATCTAAAGAAGCAAGATGCCAATCATCCTGCTGTTACTGAAGCCTACATAGATGACTTGGGATATGATTTTTACCATGAGGGCAGAATGGAACTATCATTAAACACCTTTAAAATAAATATAAACCTTTATCCAGATAGTTTTAAAGTGTACGAAAGTTATGCAGAAGCTTGTTTAAAAGCTCGTAAAAATGACTTGGCAATGATAAACTATGCCAAATCATTGGAGTTAAATCCGCAAAATAACAAAGCAAAAGCGCGACTTAAAGAATTACAAAAGAATAAATAGTACAAGATTCTATAGAGATAAGAATTCTAATAAAAACTATTCATACATATGAAAAATTTGAAAATAATTAGTGTGCTATTAATTTACTTCGCATTCGTAGTATTTTGCATAGCACGTCAAAACAAAAAGCAGGAATCACAACGCAATAATTTTCCACTTACCCAAAATATATATCTAGGACAAAAACCACCGGGTTTACTTCCAGAACTATTTGCTCCAGATGTTATTAAAACTGAACATAGGGAAGCTGAAGCGGCCTTTACACCAGATTTAAAAGAGTTTTATTTCCGTAGAAGAGGAGGGAAGTATAAAAGAAATACACTTGTGGTTGTTCAATACAAAAACAATAAATGGGTTGAATCTGTTATTGCTCCCTTGGCAGGAGAACCATTTATTTCTCTTGACGGTAAGACGCTACATTTAGGAAATAAATATAGAAAACGAATCAAGACTGGTTGGTCAGAAGTAAAGCGTCTTGACGCTCCTTTTAAAGATATTCGTATTATGCGCCTTACAGTTTCATCTAAAGGAACTTATTATTTTGATGAAGCCAGTGAAACAGGTTCAATTCGCTATTCGCGATTGATAGATGGAAAACACGAAAAACCACAAAATTTAGGTATTCCACTTGGAGAATGGAATGCACATCCTTTTATTGCTCCAGACGAATCTTATATAATCTGGGATGATCAAAGAGAAAAAGGCTATGGTAAGGCAGATCTTTATATTAGTTTCAAGAAGAAAAATGGTTCATGGGGACCTGCTATTAATTTAGGAGATAAAATAAATACTGAATTCGGAGAAGCTTATGGAAGTGTGTCACCAGATGGAAAATATTTTTTCTTTCATAGAGGTTATGGTGGTGATACCGGAGATATTTTTTGGATGGATGCACAATTTATTGAAGACCTCAGACCTGAATAAGAAAAGATTTAGTATGCCTTTTTATAGTAATGTCCTGTTAAGTAGCTCGAATTATACAAACACAATATCAAAAGATGAAAACTAATAAATTATTACTATTAGCCAGCTTTATTTCTTTGAGCACCATATATGCTCAGGAAAATGTTGCGGCTACAATCGATTTAAAAACAAAAAGTAGCTCCTTGGTATCGCCACAAATTCAGGTGATTCCTATAAAAAATACAAGCACAGCTCAGGAATATGAACTTTATATTGAGTTGCCTGAAAACTATACTAAAAATAGTACTAAAAAGTATCCTGTATTGTATTATACAGATGCTGAATGGCATCGTGAAATGTTATCTGGGGCTTCAGAATATATGCTAGAAGATGTAATTCTAGTAGGAATTTCTTGGCAAAAAAACATCTCAGAAAAGCTAATGAAAAAGTTTGGAGCCCATGCCAGCCGCTTTTTCGATTATTCATTCTGGAAGAGTACAAAATCCAATCATTTCTCAATAAAATTTGGTCAAGCCGAAAACCATTTAAAATTTATTCGTGACGACGTAATGACCTATGTAGAACAAAACTATCGTACAGACCCTAATAGCAAAAGTTATTTCGGTTACTCGCTCAGTGGTGCTTTTGGAGCATATACTTTGATCACACAACCTGATACCTTTAATAATTACATTCTTGGTAGTCCTTTAAGTAAAAGATTAGTATCCTATTTAGCAGAGATTAACACGAAACATACAACGAACAAATTAGCTGAAAATAAAAAGTTACATGCCAATGTATATATGGCATATGGTAGTTTAGAAAAAGATACGGAAGAACCTGCTAGAGAGTTTTTCGATTTGTTTAAAAATCGAACAGATATACGACTGTCTAAACAGCATGAAACTATTGAAGGTAATCATCAAACTGCATTTCCAAGAATTACTATAGAAAGTGTGGCTTGGTTGTCATCTATAATGACACACATTTCAAAGGATAGTAAGGAGGTTTCATTCTGGAATACTCCACATTTAAACAATCCATTCATTAGTACCACTCCTGAAGATAGAAAAGACGGAATAAGAGTTGATACTTTACAAGTAAGTAACAAGGATAAAAAGGCTATTTTAAACCTTTCTCAAGAAATATTTGAAAATAAACATGGAAACTATGATGCCTTACTTATTTCTCATAAAAACAAGCTTATTTTTGAATCTTACTATAAAAAAGGACGTATCAATGTGCCTCACGGACAAGCATCAGCCACCAAAGGATATACCAGTTTAATAATAGGTAGAGCTATTCAAATGGGGTATTTATCTATGGAAGATTTAGACACACCTTTAATCAGTTTTTTAAAAGATACTGATCCAAGTAAATTTACCAAAGGAGCAGAAAAAATTACGCTTCATAAGGCCTTGACCATGCAGGGAGGATTGAATATTGACAGAGAAAAATGGAAAGAATTTGAAAAAGATTCAGTGAGATTGAAAGGGCAGGGGCTTGTTCAAACACTTCTTGAGCAAAGCGCACCTATAACTTCAGCTTCTCAGAAGTATTTATATGGTAATTTTAATCCGATGTTGGTTATGACCGTGATTGATGCGGTAGTTCCCGGTACAGCGGAAGACTTTATCAAAAAAGAGTTACTAGACAAACTTGGTATTCATAAATATGACTGGTCAAATCATATCAGTGGTTTGCCTCAAGCAGGGTGGCGTGTAAAATTCTTATCACGTGATATGATCAAATTAGGAAATCTGGTACTCAATAAAGGAAAGTTACACGGAGAGCAACTCATTTCAGAAATGTATTTAGCAAAAGCTACAAGTGGAATTGTAAAACCTACGCAAGATTGGATGCCTAAAGACTATCGTTATGGATATTTTTGGTACCAAACACTTGTAAAGCTGGGGAGTAAAAATTATGATGTAAGATTTGCCTGGGGAGGTGGTGGACAACGTGTTATTGTAGTAGCAGAATTGGATTTAACCATTGTTATTTCTGGTCATGATAGAGATGATACGCTAATGACTCAAATTACAGAAGTTGTAATACCTGCTTTTGTTAAGAAATAAATTTAGAGTATCTTAAATTTATAATTTTATCTGAGCTAGGTATCGTATTTTAGTTTGAAAAAACACTTGAATTTCAGTGTGTTAACTATAGATATTCATTAGAATGAAAACATTAGAATTTTATATTCTTATGTTGTTATACTTCTAAACACTTTTAAATCTTAAAACAAAAAGGTGAGCATCTGTTCACCTTTGTTTTAATTACTTTTTCATTAGTAAAGTGGCATGTAAAAACTTAAATACTAATAAATATTTCACTAATATAATATCTTATTATTTAATATTTTCAATTAAAAATAATGTTCTTCTTTCTATTCTCAACAATTATCATTTGTTGAGAAGTAGCTATATTTTTAGCCATGTATTTAGCTCTTTGCGCAACGGAGCAATTAAACA
The sequence above is a segment of the Tenacibaculum sp. 190130A14a genome. Coding sequences within it:
- a CDS encoding LytTR family DNA-binding domain-containing protein, producing MIKIGIIDDEILARKVLEEYCSKINNFELVISTGNPLEFVNFIQQNEVDLIFLDIEMPELNGMEVLRSLIKPPKVILTTAYSEYALESYNYGVVDYLLKPIKIERFLKAINKVATSTIIAPKQEHSDTKELQIKHDGVPVNIPFTSILYIQSFGNYLKVFTDERMYLITETLVNITTVLSDNFQRTHKSYIANLERVTKASRAHLLIDNKEVPVSAMYKVVVFDKLEGLSKL
- a CDS encoding sensor histidine kinase, whose protein sequence is MLKKSLKKTILINIGAFVLVFTLELLSNLYFRDKFETSYAFFSHTIEYVIMIMGIIWVNHFLLIPYFLDKKRYFLYVILLIGGLLAFSYIRANSWSGVSKVFFFLLYTTGAGMAAFLFRRNLMIQKRNSEKEKLQREMELNYLKEQVNPHFLFNSLNSIYALSRQQSPETPDVVMQLSELMRYQLESSKKDTVLLKEELEFIENYLLLEEKRLSNRSTIEFSIEGDVSKLRISPMLLIPFVENAIKHGAQSTNEQSTISACATVKDSMLHFKICNSKPNSHTVSKREGFGLENVRRRLKLLYPNSHTLEINDTEEAYYVNLSIDLNTQ
- a CDS encoding serine hydrolase domain-containing protein; this encodes MKKSISVLLILFFFQSCIKKSTQKKESTIANNELIKKVETGLTTRVHINGDATWAIEERMKHYGIPGVSIAVIHDGKIAWAKGYGIINKESKTPVTKNTLFQAAATSMPVSAYGALHLVEQDKVDLDENINNYLKSWKVPENEFTKKKKVTLRNLLNHSAGIYPRGTGRYNRDETIPSLVEILNGAYPAKNEPITTNKVPEESVRFAYASYVPVQQLMLEIEKKPFPEIMNEFVLQPLEMNSSTYNQTLTTAQQSIAATGYLKDGSMVEGRSKIYPAMASHGLWTTAEDYAKFIANVQQTLKGNPTKALSKKLTKLMGTPYGVSDSDWSFTLGLGFQLLNRSNDIYLRHHGWNEGFYAEIMAHRDKGYGVVVLTNSTFPEFNAEVIRSVALAYNWDNFVPKYQKKAITPSGVTQLTGRYQFNNTILEVFQKDNQLYLKNILKTTPNELIKISDSLFVKRNSPLHIQFKTDAKSGKMQMLQLWNNGTIYSTYVKVDHQKKEPVEYILEGNYKKALSVYMNLKKQDANHPAVTEAYIDDLGYDFYHEGRMELSLNTFKININLYPDSFKVYESYAEACLKARKNDLAMINYAKSLELNPQNNKAKARLKELQKNK
- a CDS encoding serine hydrolase is translated as MKTNKLLLLASFISLSTIYAQENVAATIDLKTKSSSLVSPQIQVIPIKNTSTAQEYELYIELPENYTKNSTKKYPVLYYTDAEWHREMLSGASEYMLEDVILVGISWQKNISEKLMKKFGAHASRFFDYSFWKSTKSNHFSIKFGQAENHLKFIRDDVMTYVEQNYRTDPNSKSYFGYSLSGAFGAYTLITQPDTFNNYILGSPLSKRLVSYLAEINTKHTTNKLAENKKLHANVYMAYGSLEKDTEEPAREFFDLFKNRTDIRLSKQHETIEGNHQTAFPRITIESVAWLSSIMTHISKDSKEVSFWNTPHLNNPFISTTPEDRKDGIRVDTLQVSNKDKKAILNLSQEIFENKHGNYDALLISHKNKLIFESYYKKGRINVPHGQASATKGYTSLIIGRAIQMGYLSMEDLDTPLISFLKDTDPSKFTKGAEKITLHKALTMQGGLNIDREKWKEFEKDSVRLKGQGLVQTLLEQSAPITSASQKYLYGNFNPMLVMTVIDAVVPGTAEDFIKKELLDKLGIHKYDWSNHISGLPQAGWRVKFLSRDMIKLGNLVLNKGKLHGEQLISEMYLAKATSGIVKPTQDWMPKDYRYGYFWYQTLVKLGSKNYDVRFAWGGGGQRVIVVAELDLTIVISGHDRDDTLMTQITEVVIPAFVKK